The Xenopus tropicalis strain Nigerian chromosome 7, UCB_Xtro_10.0, whole genome shotgun sequence genome includes a region encoding these proteins:
- the alpl gene encoding alkaline phosphatase, tissue-nonspecific isozyme — MVKLWVLLLLGTLSESVTFPEQEKDPKYWRRQAQDTLRDALLLLQNLNTNVAKNVIMFLGDGMGVPTVTATRILKGQMAGQPGEETQLEMDKFPHVALSKTYNTNAQVPDSAGTATAYLCGVKANEGTVGVNAAAVRGQCNTTRGNEVDSILKWAKQAGKSVGVVTTTRINHATPSAAYAHCVNRDWYSDLEMPKEAVEQGCKDIAWQLMHNVPNIEVIMGGGRKYMYPRNTSDVEYPNDDKASGTRLDGLNLTQIWLDQKPNKQAARYVWNRQQLLSVNPQEVDHLLGLFEPIDMLYELERNTTMDPSLPEMVEMAIKILRKNPEGFFLLVEGGRIDHGHHEGKANQALHEAVQMDIAIGLAGSMTSEEDTLTVVTADHSHVFTFGGYTHRGTSIFGLAPAVSDVDQKPFTSILYGNGPGYKLVNGQRENVSTVDFSHPNYLAQSAVPLRMETHGGEDVAVFAKGPMAHLLHGVHEQNYIPHVMAYAACIGQNQDHCTSGKESYGARTSLTLVSALLPLLSLQLFY, encoded by the exons ATGGTGAAACTGTGGGTGCTGCTCCTGCTGGGGACCCTCTCTGAGTCTGTCACGTTCCCAG AACAAGAGAAGGACCCAAAGTACTGGCGGCGCCAGGCCCAAGACACACTGAGGgatgcgctgctgctgctgcagaacctcaACACCAACGTGGCAAAGAACGTCATCATGTTCCTGGGTGATG GTATGGGGGTGCCCACAGTAACAGCCACGCGGATTCTCAAAGGGCAAATGGCCGGGCAGCCCGGGGAAGAGACACAGCTTGAAATGGACAAGTTTCCCCACGTGGCTCTCTCCAAG ACCTACAACACCAACGCACAGGTGCCAGACAGCGCGGGCACTGCCACTGCCTATCTATGTGGGGTGAAAGCCAACGAGGGCACAGTGGGAGTCAATGCAGCCGCAGTGCGGGGCCAGTGTAACACCACCCGGGGCAACGAGGTGGACTCCATCCTGAAATGGGCCAAGCAAGCAG GGAAATCCGTAGGGGTAGTAACCACAACGCGGATTAATCATGCCACCCCCAGCGCCGCCTATGCCCACTGCGTGAACAGAGACTGGTACTCGGACCTGGAGATGCCCAAGGAGGCGGTGGAACAGGGCTGTAAGGACATCGCCTGGCAACTCATGCACAATGTCCCGAATATTGAG GTAATTATGGGAGGGGGCAGGAAGTACATGTACCCCAGAAACACCTCGGACGTGGAGTACCCCAATGATGACAAGGCGAGCGGCACTCGATTGGACGGACTAAACCTGACCCAAATCTGGCTGGACCAAAAACCCAATAAACAG GCGGCCCGATATGTCTGGAACCGGCAACAGCTACTGTCTGTCAATCCGCAGGAAGTGGATCATCTGCTTG GACTCTTTGAGCCAATAGACATGCTGTATGAGTTGGAGAGAAATACGACCATGGACCCATCTTTGCCTGAAATGGTGGAAATGGCAATCAAAATATTGAGGAAAAACCCAGAGGGATTTTTCCTCCTTGTAGAAG GGGGAAGAATAGACCACGGACACCACGAGGGGAAGGCAAACCAAGCGCTGCACGAGGCGGTACAGATGGACATCGCTATTGGGCTGGCGGGGAGCATGACATCCGAAGAGGACACCCTAACAGTGGTCACCGCCGACCACTCCCACGTCTTCACCTTCGGGGGTTACACCCACCGGGGAACCTCCATCTTTG GTTTGGCTCCGGCTGTGAGCGACGTGGACCAGAAGCCCTTCACCTCCATCCTGTATGGGAACGGCCCGGGCTACAAACTGGTGAATGGGCAACGGGAGAACGTCTCCACTGTGGATTTCT CCCACCCCAACTACCTGGCCCAGTCGGCGGTGCCGCTCCGTATGGAAACCCACGGTGGGGAGGACGTGGCGGTGTTTGCCAAGGGCCCAATGGCGCACCTCCTGCACGGGGTCCATGAACAGAACTATATCCCCCACGTCATGGCCTACGCGGCCTGTATTGGGCAGAACCAGGACCACTGCACGTCTGGCAAAGAGAGTTACGGCGCCAGAACCTCCCTAACGCTGGTGTCGGCCCTACTGCCCCTCCTCTCCCTCCAGCTCTTCTACTAA